Proteins co-encoded in one Kribbella solani genomic window:
- a CDS encoding dihydrofolate reductase family protein: MTTTYLMTSTLNGFVAGPDNELDWLYDLPAADRDFSQFLSGVGALAMGASTYEAVLRDSELLTHPERWHQAHGDRAVWVFTHRELPAVPGANLRFATDVAAEHPAMLAAAGERDVFVAGGGALAAAFQAAGVLDRVVIGITPVLLAAGKPLFPGSARLRLTGVERQGQVAFLSYDVL, from the coding sequence ATGACCACCACGTACTTGATGACGTCCACCCTGAACGGTTTCGTCGCCGGCCCGGACAACGAACTCGACTGGCTGTACGACCTGCCTGCGGCGGACCGTGATTTCAGTCAGTTCCTGAGCGGTGTCGGAGCGTTGGCGATGGGCGCATCCACGTACGAGGCGGTGCTCCGTGATTCCGAGCTGCTCACCCACCCGGAGCGCTGGCACCAGGCCCACGGGGACCGTGCCGTCTGGGTCTTCACCCACCGCGAACTCCCAGCCGTACCAGGAGCGAATCTGCGGTTCGCGACGGATGTCGCCGCAGAGCATCCGGCGATGCTCGCGGCCGCGGGGGAGCGGGATGTCTTCGTCGCCGGCGGTGGCGCGCTGGCGGCCGCGTTCCAGGCGGCAGGCGTGCTCGATCGGGTCGTCATCGGGATCACGCCGGTCCTGCTCGCGGCCGGCAAACCGCTCTTCCCGGGCAGCGCGCGACTGCGGCTGACCGGCGTGGAGCGCCAGGGGCAGGTTGCCTTTCTGAGCTACGACGTACTCTGA
- a CDS encoding helix-turn-helix transcriptional regulator has translation MSNGATDEQRLDDLARLRRVKDRIDREYAQPLDVDALARGAHMSSGHLSRAFKRAYGESPYGYLMTRRIERAMMLLRRGDQSVTDVCFAVGCQSLGTFSTRFTELVGIPPSVYKERAGDATLGIPSCVAKQVTRPIRNREATPSTGT, from the coding sequence ATGAGTAACGGGGCGACGGATGAACAGCGCCTGGACGACCTGGCGCGGCTGCGGCGCGTGAAGGACCGGATCGACCGGGAGTACGCGCAGCCGCTGGATGTGGACGCGCTGGCGCGGGGAGCGCACATGTCGTCCGGGCATCTCAGCCGCGCGTTCAAGCGTGCGTACGGAGAGTCACCGTACGGGTACCTGATGACGCGCCGGATCGAGCGCGCGATGATGCTGCTGCGGCGCGGCGACCAGAGCGTCACCGATGTGTGTTTCGCGGTCGGCTGCCAGTCGCTCGGTACCTTCAGCACCCGCTTCACCGAGCTGGTCGGGATTCCGCCGAGCGTCTACAAGGAGCGCGCCGGCGACGCCACCCTCGGGATTCCGTCGTGTGTCGCGAAACAGGTGACCAGACCGATCAGGAATCGAGAAGCAACTCCGTCGACCGGCACGTAG
- a CDS encoding VOC family protein, translated as MTIKIHTSFLPHTDPEASLAFFRDLLGFEVRMDVGYEGMRWITVGPPEQPDTNIVLTPPAVDPGLTDDERRTIHEMMAKGTYATLVLATDDLDGLFERLQATDAEVIQEPTDQPYGVRDCAFRDPAGNHIRINQAS; from the coding sequence ATGACGATCAAGATTCACACCAGTTTCCTGCCGCACACCGACCCGGAGGCCTCGCTGGCCTTCTTCCGCGACCTGCTCGGCTTCGAGGTCCGGATGGACGTCGGGTACGAGGGTATGCGCTGGATCACCGTCGGCCCGCCCGAGCAGCCCGACACCAACATCGTGCTCACCCCACCCGCGGTCGACCCGGGGCTGACCGACGACGAGCGCCGGACCATCCACGAGATGATGGCCAAGGGCACCTACGCCACCCTCGTGCTCGCCACGGACGACCTGGACGGGCTGTTCGAGCGGCTGCAGGCCACCGACGCCGAGGTGATCCAGGAGCCGACCGACCAGCCGTACGGCGTTCGCGACTGCGCGTTCCGTGACCCGGCCGGCAACCACATCCGGATCAACCAGGCCTCCTGA